A region of the Anguilla anguilla isolate fAngAng1 chromosome 16, fAngAng1.pri, whole genome shotgun sequence genome:
gagtgtgtgatgataatgatgatgctgttagaggagtgtgtgtgcacagggtaGGAGTGTATGTGGACCGCCTGGtcggcactctgtccttctacagcgtctctgactctgacacactgaccctcctgcacagattccacacacacttcactcaaaacacacccctctgtgctggacttACAGCGTGTGACTCCTCAGTGTACCTTTGCTAACTGGAGTAgagtctctcactcacactcatacacacagtctcatgcacactctcactcacaaactctctcacacacacgcattgtcaaacacccacatgcatactctcacacccagacacacattctcacacacacacacacacacacacacacacaagcatacacacacaggcactgacacccacacacacacacacatgcacacacaccagggttTTTTTGTAGAAGTGTGTATCAAGAGGGTGCCCTGGCGTGCATGTATGGGGTgccatggggggtggggggtggggggggggggggtggagggcgggggcggagctgtgGGGTTCCTCTCCcagaaaaatgtaacacttgTTTTGAGCATTACAACTTGTAAACAGTCTTCTTTTGGAACAGTCTAATAgttttatatttacagtaatattaaatgatttttattttgaaacgttacataaattataaaaatgtaattatctttctcgcaaacaaatgaatgtttacagaaaattttaaatgactcCTGATTGCATTCTGAATGGTGTGTTATTAGCCAATacaaattatacaaattaaattcataAGGGACATATTTTCAATCCAAAACTAATCTTTCTATCGAGGGTATTTGCTCGATAACTGTGACATAAAGACCGTAGCTTGTTTGCGGAAGTATTTCCTCCTTTATTTAATAAACATGAGAGCCAAAACTCGTTTCTGTCAGATCAGGGGCACGTTTAATCTGAAAATGGTGTGCACCGTTTTGCTACGGTTTCCGGGTTGAACGACATGTTTCCTCGAAACGGTGTGCAACAGGCTTTCAGGTCCGTTTTCTCTCGTTTGGTGGGTGTGTCAGAGGTGTTACCCAATCAGCAGCGACGTGTACATAAACCCCGTCGTATTAAAAAGGCAGTGCGCACAATGGATCTCAATGAAGTCCTTTACAAATGCGTCCGCTGCAGCTGGGTGTACGCAACAACTGAAGACATTAGAAGACATGTTTGTCATaagtattttattgtattaaacACGTATTTAAACCGATTTCATCAGGCTCCGAAAATTCTTCGAAAAGAACGCAAAGAATGGCCTTCTCAGCTGCCATAGTTGCAACACTTGCATAAAACAACAGGGTGTTCAACGCACCACCgtttccttttaaataaacattttgctaCGTTTGGTCAGGGCTGAACACGCCCCAGTTGTTGTGTGGTGttgctgtgggggtggggattgtGTTCAGGATAACAGGTACGTAAACGCACGATAACAGGTACGTAAACGGATGAGTTGTGAACTTGACATAACGTTACATTGTAGCGTGAAGGATGCTGGAGCCGCATCCAAAATAGCTGATTTCTGACTGAATACACTGCGATTTCTCAATCAGTTTGAGAACAATGTGTTGATTTGAAGACACAATGAGGGAGGTGAtgaattttaaaactgaatgaacGGTGAAATTATTTGGCTGTATTAAACTGAACATTTCAACAAGGGGGCGCTTGCCTTTGTTACCCCATTTAGAAAAACTCCTGCATACACActctcgctcctctctcccatcccccccccccccccccccctccccccccccccccctcccccccccccccgcgtgggGAAGAAGGCATATTATACCTGGTATTAATGGTGTACACACTTGAGGAGGAATTAATGTTGTCACTTGGTTTATAATATTTTGTTGTCtagtttgtaatgttttgttctgtgttttgttttgctctttgtttctgtatttttgcacATAGCATTTCATATATGACCCAGATGTAATAACTTAAAGTttttaataaaggtgttttaaaattcaaattctctctctctctctctctctctctctaactaaTAATTGATATagtcattttcaaatgtcatgTTGAATCAGTGTTATGACACCCCTGTCTTAGTGAGCCTTCTCGGCAGCTTGTTATGACCGTTGTGTGAACATGAACTGCAGATTGCGTCATAACAACAGTATGTCATACAGTAGTTATGAATGGACATTCATGACAGGCATTATGTCATGGTAATGATGCTGTCAAGTAAAGTGTTGCCAAaattgtgaatattcaatgtgaGTTTGTGTACTTCACACAATTAAATGCACTATATGACAAATATAccaaagtatctggacaccccttggtctggggatgtttttcatgatttggacttggccccttagttccaaaTCAtcatgctacagcatacaatcacattagatgattctgtgcttccccaacagtttgggaagGCCATttactgtttcagcatgacaatgcccctgagCACATAGCAAGGTTcgtatagaaatggttttgttgagaatggtgtggaagaatttgactggcctgcacagagccctgtcctcaaccccatccagcaccttGGGAataattggaaagccaactgtgagccaggcctaatcgcctaatcagtgcccgacctcactaatgctcttgttaCTGAATGTAAGCAaatgcagcaatgctccaacatctagtataaagccttcacaGAAGAGTTGTTTTAGCATCAAAGAGTGTACCTTCTCCATATTAATCCAACATGGACAACatttcattttggatgagatgttggatgtcaggtgtcctcatacttttggccatgtagtgtactgtatgtatagaACATATTAAGAGTGAAGAGTGTGGTACTGGCAAAACATGGCAGGGTCAAATGCCTTTGAAGTcataattctgttttgttttatctttgtATAGAAGAAGCTGTTTAACtgcatattattcatttttacagttgctTTGACTCCTTTTTCACAGGAGTTCCAATGTGCAACATCCTGAAGTCAAATccagctgatagggagaatgcagagtGATCACTATAAATAATGGGGCTGAGTTTCCTCGTGCGGAGACCGGGGGCAATTGTAACAATTTTTGGTTTTGATGTCATTACTCAAGAACCTCTTGAACTATTTGGAAcatgcagacggtacgtcataatgcagtgtatacttTCGGTGAATggtgggtagatatggtgcaaaagcaataattgagaagtagtagacaattattagtgagggtaaaagcaggttaaagaaatgtgtttctagctgggcttgaacctaggaccctaTGTTCCCAAGGGTATTTTGCGTGcgtatgtttttgtttgggtcatgtaggtgaagatttggctggtgtcggtaaaatgtccaatggggagacatgttgttagtgggattaGACAAGCGTTACGTGCTCCCCTCGCGTAACCTTTCCTTTTGGGTTGCACTCCCAGCCTTGTACACAAAATGTCGTGGGGATGTTGAGAAGGATGTGTCCGCTGCTGAGCATTTCGCCACCACCACAGACCTGTAGGTCAAGCCGCACGATGGAGCCGTATATGAGCCTGACGGTCCATCATATTGACACCGATTTCAACATGAAGAGCAAGTGCCTACAAACGGCATATTTCCCTGAAGACCACACAGGAATACTCATTACCCAGGGCCTGAGGGAAGCGATGGCTGCGCGGGGATTCCCGGAGGACAAACTCGTCTGTATGACCACAGACAATGCTGGGAGCATAACGCTCGCAGCTGAACTCAGTTAATGGACAAGACTCCAGTGCTTTGGGCACAGACTTCACTTAGCCACAGGTGAGTAAAGATTCCTTCCACCCAAAATCATGTGATAATTCTGcagcgactggtgagctgaaaattggtggggcgaaAAACTATCCTTTAAagtaatcattgatctcaaactgttttcattaattttaaatgattaacaagcatgcaagcAATCTGACTAatcagcttcttcgcattgtgttagggcgattaaatgataaatgcgatttagaaaaatccgttttaatcactaagcagtggcggaatcttcctctgattttccttgagtatcaatacaattaatccacaaaattggctactcaatactatcataatagccagctctccccaaatggGCAGTTTTAAcaagtagcctaggccttatagcctacatttattttcatttgcagtatgaaattgtgcacattttaaatcaacattatttgcggatacatgcacttctttctccgcactcatattcatggaaaatatctgcaatgcgtagattgtaaacaatcttgaagtggaggttttatttttgctggttattctgaaagctaacacggtagataacagactggtgtatcttgtttgttaagtgtagactacttggtgattggAACggatttttaacagataaattgaatttatgatttaatccccctaacatggtatgaagacgctgtgtgttaggctacctgccatttgattagtccgatcgtggcatgcttgataataaaggaaaattaatgaaaacagggtgagatcaatgattagtttaaaggaacgTTTTGCGCCCCGccaattttcagctcattttCAGTCGCtgcataataatattaatgcattgacacacacacacacttagccAAATGATACTTTGATGAAGAAGATAATACATATAGGAAATTCTTTATTAGGTATAACCCCTTGAGATGTACCATCTCGTTTCCAAGGGAATCCTAAAtgacaataatacaatataaacacaattcaacaaaacatttaacaaaaaacaaaataattaaacaatatcAAATGTGACAACAGACAAacacgaaaaaaaacaaacaaaaaaaaaaaactgtaaatatcaAATAAGACATGCAAACTCAGGGGATCATACTCCAAGCAGAGCATGAAAATGGATCATTCATTCATAGATTATTGAAaagtattaattattaatgtcaGTGATAGGATTAGGTAACAAAGTCgtaaaacaaataatgatgataactatctaatatttatgtaatattctttttttagagAATACAATGAAGGATGACAGGATTGGTCGTGCTGTgggaaacagaaacagcagatACCTCATCCCTGCATGGCAGGACACTGATGTCCTTGAGGCCATCAGCAAGTCGCTCAGCCCTCTGGTTGAATTCACAGATGCACTTTCTGGTGAGAAGTATGTGAGTGTTTCTTTTGTGAAACCCATGCTCCATCTGTTCAATACCTCGATCTTGGCAGTGGAGGAGGAAGACCCAGACCCCACCAGATCAATCAAGATGAAGATCCTGGCCTACCTCAACGACAAGTACagtgacccacacacacaagagctGCTTGATATGGCCTCTGCCCTGGGCCCTAGGTTCAAGCTGAATTACGTCAGTGAGGACAACATGGGGTCAATCCAAGCCAGACTGACATCAGAGATGGCGATGACTGTCAGTGTTGTGGTAAATTACATAACAGAGAATGAATAATTACATACAGATATATTTCACAATAGATAAAATGAAGTGACAtaatgtgctgtgctgtaaaaGTGTTGTAATATGAGTGTTAATGCTGATTGCCATTTAGTCAGATTAAACATGTTATTCATATATTCTTtaccatgtttctttttttttttttaaaggagatgGGCCCTCCTGAAATGGCAGAAACGCATGGTGGTGATGACACTGAGGGTGCTGGTGCACCCAAGAAGAAGACCTTGGGCAGCTTCTTCAAGGCCACTGAGGGCACAGCACCAGGACCTCAGAGCCAGGGGCAGGCTATAGCCTCTGAGCTACAGTCCTACCTCCAGGCAACCATCCTGGACAGTGAGTAGGAGCCTTTGGACTGCTGGAGGGTACACAACTGTTCCCACGACTCTCCCACCTGGCAAGGAAATAGCTTTGCATTCCAGCTACCAGTGCCCCTTCAAAGAGGGTGTTCTCGGGTGGAAATGTTGTCAACTGTCACCGTGCATCTCTGAAGCCAGACCATGTCAACAGGCTGATATTCCTGGCTAAAAACCTTTAAAAGGGGCAGCATTTGCCATGTAGCCTAGACTCTAAGttctttttatttgattgcatgttgagttgtatttattttcagttattgctTGACCTTGAGGGTGGGCCAGGCTATAAGAGGAAGTCTCGGACTGACTGACTTCCCATTGCTGAAATACGTTAAGTGATGTACAGTAGGTGACAGTGCACCAATGTAGCAGTCCAGGTGAATGaggcttatttattttcagttctgcccaatgttatataattttaaataacgtatatatgtatttatagtTCAAGAAGATTCTGTTTATTCAAAAAGTGCAATAAAAGTATTATGTTCCCAAAATCAATGAATAATCGTTTTAAATAATCGTGATCTCAATATGGACCTAAATACTTCTGATTATCATTTTTACCATAATTGTGCAGCTCTGCTTTTCACCACATTTAACCAGATAGCATGTTGCGCTCTGTGAGTGCATGCACAGGATTCGCAGCTAACTCTAGTACAACcctcatacatacaaacacagtcacGTCATACAGCAACTTAACCCTGCTGCACACTCCAGCAtaaatatatcacacacacaatcaagtTCCGCTATTGAaactttattactttatttaccTATCAACTTTATTTACTTATCTGTTTCATGTCTGGTAGCGTGCTATGTTTGTTTGTACTCCGGGAACTTCCGCATTACGGGTGGCGAGCAGGACCAAACCGAGCATGTGGCTCTGGGATATTTTATATCGCTTTTTCTGCCATGTTTGGAAACATGGTGGGCGTTGGAACAAACCACCGCACCTTTAGTGGAGAAGCGATAAATGATTTTAACTGCTGATTGTAACAGACTTAAGCTTACTTTTTAAATCAGCGGgggttatattacattacattacattacaggcatttggcagacgctcttatccagagcgacatacaacaaagtgtataaccataaccaggaacaagtatgacgaaaaaccctagagagaagtaccggtccaagtgcagggaacaaccgcatagttcaacttgggccctgaaggttaaactgattaacactaacacaacgagaacggcaacaatgcagcggaaaaaatacaagcagtagttaagacagttaatgcacctaagtcacctacgaaacagctgcctagttacaaccctaagcttacagtcatttacagggaggtagggagggatggggagaggtgcagcctgaagaggtgagtcttcagtcgtcgtttgaaatgggtcagtgtctcagctgttctgacctccacggggaggtcattccaccatcgtggggccagaacagacaggagacgtgttctggaagtgcaggtgcgaagaaggggaggtgccaggtgacctgaggtagcagaacggggggatctggctggcatgtagggtttgaatatcttgtggaggtatgctggggctgatcccttgactgcctggtatgctaggaccaacgttttaaatttgatgcgatatatatatatatatagttgccCAGTGACTTTGTGTAGGCACTTATAGTCATTGGGGAATGGATTGTTCATTAATGTGCCACCCTCAGTCATGGTAGGGACCAATAGGGTGGGGTATCTGTTTTAAAAAGGGAGCGTCAGTCCTCAGGAGGAGGTGGTTGGTGAAGGTGACTTGAGAAGGTAGCTCTAGAGATGAAAGATTGCCTAAAGGTAAAATtggaatattgtttttatttctgttatttttttttgtttgatggtAAATTGcccttttctttgtttatacACTTTTTGCACTCTTTTTGGGGAATTGGTTTTTGTAAATTTgagcactgtaaataaaaaacaacacctTGCACCAAAGTGCTATTGCGGCAGagccatttttttctaaaaggaAATTAAGGAACTAAAGTGCCGATCAAGGCCTTAtcgacagtgtgtgtgtgtgtgtaggtgtttgtgtgtgtgtgtgtgtgtgtgtgtgtgtgtgtgtgtctctactccacatggcagagggacactgaagaTCCACACACTCtgaatccagcacagagggatgtgaaatgtgtgcggaatctgtgcaggagggtcagtgtgtcagagtcagagatgctgtagaaggacagagtgccggccggACAGTCCAAATACACCCCTAacctgtacagacacacacctttaccagcaccatcatcacccactcctgctctgcggtagggggaggggggggcagatatGAGTGTTTGGTTTTTATTGTGCCAGACAGAGTAACTGCGTTTATTGCACTCaagactccaggagtttttattccatCCAAACATACAGTCAGAATCCcgtcctttcctgctgattcctttgtATGTCACTGCTACCGAAACTTTTCCCCACTCACtcaactcagcctcccagtaacagcgctcacacacactctctctgcacaaaaCCTGTGGCTCGTACGCAAATCTCTCCGGATGATCAGGAAATGGCTGCTCCTCTATCTCCCATGCGTATGTCgccttcctgttcccctcagacagagacaggtatctgtttgctgtgtttggatccagtgtgagctgacagccgtctgcacagcagagacattaatgagattaattatcattattaatattcacctcatTATGTGTGAGAGATAAAGAGCTGTCAGTTGTcgatacagactcacatttcctgggtcctggtttggtcctgttctctcctccatggtccacactgtaggaacagcagaacagagtgagcgtgtgtgtgtgtgtgtgtgtgtgtgtgtgtgtgtgtgtgtgtgtgtgtgaggtgcagtgtggaaactctctgtacttacagaagtgtgagtgtgtctagTTTAgtagcagacagcgctctcactcctgagtctcctgggtgattgtatctcaggtccagctctctcaggtgtgaggggtttgaacacagagctgaagccagagaatcacagcctctctgtgtgactctacagcctgacagcctgcagagagaaggacacacacaccttacacacattaatataaactaacagggctgtgtgtgtcaaacacatggcagtatgttacacaccttagacacattaatataaactaacagggctgtgagtgtcaaacacatagcagtgtgttgcacaccttacacacattacacacattaatataaactaacagggctgtgtgtgtcagatgcatagcagtgtgttacacattacagcacattaatataaactaacagggctgtgtgtgtcaaacacatagctgtgtcacacaccttacagcacattaatataaactaacagggctgtgtatgtcaaacacatagcagtgttacacaccttacaatacattaatataaactaacaaggctgtgtttgtcaaacacatagcaatgtgttacacaccttagagcacattaatataaactatcagggctgtgtgtgtcgaaCACataacagtgtgttacacaccttactgcacattaatataaactaacagggccgtgtgtgtcaaacacagtGTGTAATCCACCTGCTacagctcaatataaaataataataccacTGAATATGGATGACAGaactgtttatttcatttttttgagttGATACTTctaaaaaaattgtttggtCCAATTGatgatatatttaaattttttaaatgggatgGGTCTTAttctaccaagaggaagaacaggaacatgctatttcagttctgtggagtgtctgttttcacattagaaacattgacatcagtgttgtatttagtcacattGTAGCCCTTATTTATTGAAGGGgcttgtgtttgtactcaccccattctctgcagtttacagtgtggctcctccagtccagcagagagcgctctcactcctgaatcctgcagctcgttgtctctgagctccagatctctcagctctgagtgaggagaacgcaggactgagaCCAGAatatcacagcagccctctgtgagattacaccaacccagcctgtggagagaccagacacacacacacacacacgcacacacacacagaaatgcactgcTGTTTGAATCACTGTGCATCTTGGCAGTTGATATATATGTAAAAAGGCAAGGGGCTGTGTGTTTATAAAGTATTATGACTGATCCACCAAAGTCCTAGGCAATTACTTGGCTGTATTAACCAACAGAAATAACAAGAAAATTGAGGTTTGCAGCCTACTGCAAGGATTTCTTTGCCAAACCCTTTCCATATGATGACCTTATGATATGGGACACCATCTGATTTGAAAACATATTAATTTCATCTGCAAACACAGCGTTAGTATAATCACTGTGGTGCACCTGACAGGTTCTTAGTTCTACAAACATACAGTTgcggccaaaagtttacatatatctcggctaaagatattcaaattcagttttttcacaactccgcacatttcatgttaccacacatttttttggaaggtcaattagggtatctactttgttcacatcagaggtaattttaaaataatcgattagagatttatttcagctttaattcactataccagaattccagtgggtcaaaagtttacatacactaagttcagttgactgtctctttaaaca
Encoded here:
- the LOC118215110 gene encoding uncharacterized protein LOC118215110 isoform X2: MKDDRIGRAVGNRNSRYLIPAWQDTDVLEAISKSLSPLVEFTDALSGEKYVSVSFVKPMLHLFNTSILAVEEEDPDPTRSIKMKILAYLNDKYSDPHTQELLDMASALGPRFKLNYVSEDNMGSIQARLTSEMAMTEMGPPEMAETHGGDDTEGAGAPKKKTLGSFFKATEGTAPGPQSQGQAIASELQSYLQATILDSE
- the LOC118215110 gene encoding uncharacterized protein LOC118215110 isoform X1; protein product: MKDDRIGRAVGNRNSRYLIPAWQDTDVLEAISKSLSPLVEFTDALSGEKYVSVSFVKPMLHLFNTSILAVEEEDPDPTRSIKMKILAYLNDKYSDPHTQELLDMASALGPRFKLNYVSEDNMGSIQARLTSEMAMTVSVVEMGPPEMAETHGGDDTEGAGAPKKKTLGSFFKATEGTAPGPQSQGQAIASELQSYLQATILDSE